Genomic segment of Candidatus Chlorohelix allophototropha:
ACTATTTCATCCAACTCATGTTTGAATTTATCCGCGCCAAAATTCCTACTCGTTTCAATTGCTTTTGCGCTGAGCTTTTCTCTTAAAGGTTCGTTTTCAAGAACTTTGACAGTATTACTTATACAATTTTCAAGACAGTTCCAGAGATAACCGTTGTCTGTATGTCTGACAACTTCACGTTGTCCGGCTTTGTCTATCACCACCGGAACACAACCGCTTGCCATCGCCTCAACAGTGGTAATGCCAAAATGCTCAAATAATTCAGGCGTATTGTCATCATCTTCATCAAGTCCGGTAGCGTGCCAGAAAACCATACTTTCGGCGTAAAGACAGTTTAAATCATCTGAATCAATGTTTGGGTGTATGTAAATCGGATAGCCCTTTGCTTCGGCGTACACTTGCGCCATATACTCCTCATCTTCGGGGCGTTTGGGATAGTAGCCACCTGCTAAATGAAATTCGTAACCGGAAAGACCATTATCACACATACGCCGGAAGGCATGAATCAAGGGCAGATGCTTTTTATTGTGGAACCCTGCAAAAAACCGCCCAACTGCCAGTAACTGCCGTTTCTTAGGCATCTGTTTAAACTTATCAATCTGCACTCGCGGATATAACAGATACGATTCTCTACCCCAGCGATTCTGTACCCACTTGCGAGTGTACTCGGAAATTGAAATAATATCTTGATATGTATCAAGAGAATAGTGCGCCTGCATGCCGGGTAATTGGCTATCCTTGAATTTTACTAAAAGCTTAGGCTTAGTGAAGCGTGCCATTAACGACTCTGGAACAACTGAAACAGATTGTATGACTACGCCAAGTTCACGCCCATCCTCAGAACCTAAACGCTCAGGAGAGAAGGTTGTACAATCTAGCCGTAAAACTGCCTGTTCAGAGTTCGCCGTAAAGCAGCGAGTAATACGAGTGTAGCCTCTATTTGTCAGATTCTCACTATTGCCTAACTTCCTACCGTTTATTAGTAATTGTAAGATAGCAGGAGGCAACTTATCTTGTCTAAAACCGCCTATGTCAAGTGAAAGATTATAACTTCTGCCCGGTTCGAGGTTGTCTATATAAATCTGTGCGCTTTCACCGCACCAGCGATATTTTTCGCCCTTTGCCCCCGTTTCAGGAGGAAAGAATCCGCTCAAAAGTCGAAAATTAACTTTTCTATCTCTCCCATTTCTCCAAGATTCAATAGCTTCCTCAC
This window contains:
- a CDS encoding glycosyltransferase family 4 protein; this translates as MRIGIFNQNLPVMGGGEQYMGAVAEHLSLNHEVELLTYEKVKLDLLNERLGVDLTHLPLKTFPALSGYRAIQDASTNYDLFINCTYEGLFPAYATHNLYLVFFPHKLPPREEAIESWRNGRDRKVNFRLLSGFFPPETGAKGEKYRWCGESAQIYIDNLEPGRSYNLSLDIGGFRQDKLPPAILQLLINGRKLGNSENLTNRGYTRITRCFTANSEQAVLRLDCTTFSPERLGSEDGRELGVVIQSVSVVPESLMARFTKPKLLVKFKDSQLPGMQAHYSLDTYQDIISISEYTRKWVQNRWGRESYLLYPRVQIDKFKQMPKKRQLLAVGRFFAGFHNKKHLPLIHAFRRMCDNGLSGYEFHLAGGYYPKRPEDEEYMAQVYAEAKGYPIYIHPNIDSDDLNCLYAESMVFWHATGLDEDDDNTPELFEHFGITTVEAMASGCVPVVIDKAGQREVVRHTDNGYLWNCLENCISNTVKVLENEPLREKLSAKAIETSRNFGADKFKHELDEIVGWILSKPLSKS